In one Saccharibacillus brassicae genomic region, the following are encoded:
- a CDS encoding response regulator transcription factor produces the protein MKSATILIADDEREIADLVALHLQKEGYRTLTAADGREAVRLVQSQPVDLIILDIMMPELDGYEVTRQIRGEQHRMPIIFLSAKTSDLDKITGLVIGADDYMTKPFNPMELVARVNAQMRRSTQLNVPEKRSAVLEAGGLTIDPEQREVTVYGRVVELTPKEFDILHLLAGHPKKVFSAENIFRHVWEDDYYESGNTVMVHIRTLRRKLGEDDDKNKWIKTVWGVGYAFNG, from the coding sequence ATGAAAAGCGCCACGATTCTGATCGCCGACGACGAGCGGGAGATTGCCGATCTCGTCGCGCTGCATTTGCAAAAAGAAGGCTATCGCACGCTTACGGCGGCGGACGGCCGCGAAGCGGTGCGGCTCGTGCAATCGCAGCCGGTCGACCTGATCATTTTGGATATTATGATGCCGGAGCTGGACGGATACGAAGTGACGCGGCAGATTCGGGGCGAGCAGCACCGGATGCCGATCATTTTTCTCAGCGCGAAGACGTCGGATCTGGACAAAATCACGGGACTTGTGATCGGCGCGGACGATTACATGACCAAGCCGTTCAACCCGATGGAACTGGTCGCCCGGGTCAACGCGCAGATGCGCCGGTCCACCCAGCTGAACGTGCCGGAGAAGCGCAGCGCCGTGCTCGAAGCGGGCGGCCTGACGATCGATCCCGAGCAGCGCGAAGTGACCGTGTACGGACGGGTGGTCGAACTCACGCCCAAGGAATTCGATATTCTCCACCTGCTCGCCGGACATCCGAAAAAAGTGTTCAGCGCGGAAAATATTTTCAGACACGTGTGGGAAGACGATTATTACGAGAGCGGCAACACCGTGATGGTGCATATCCGCACGCTGCGCCGCAAGCTCGGAGAGGACGACGACAAGAACAAATGGATCAAAACGGTGTGGGGCGTCGGGTACGCGTTCAATGGCTAG
- a CDS encoding sensor histidine kinase, translating into MARVTSSFRFRMILLLGLSMLLSGGVTYAIYKGLQVYYVENAKFGDPLSRFRTFIRDFGDLNFFLIFFVPLAILFFFWLTKPYSRYFREISTGIHRLANGDFEGRVEIRSSDEFGSIAADMNAAGEKLKKAVERGDFAESSKDQLVLNLAHDLRTPLTSVLGYLDFILRNEELTPEQIKHYTTIAFTKSRRLEKLIDELFEITRMNYGMLTLDTRELDLGELLVQMNEELYPVFEQNRLTARLGIDPGVRIQGDGEMLARVFENLLINGARYGRDGRYLDIDCRIEGGDAVVRVTNYGDSIPESDLPHLFEMFYTGDRARVQDQQGGGTGLGLFIAKNIVERHQGVIVASSDVVRTSFEVRLPRADSGVPAEASALRESKPI; encoded by the coding sequence ATGGCTAGAGTGACGAGCAGCTTCCGCTTCCGCATGATCCTGCTGCTCGGGTTGAGCATGCTGCTGTCCGGCGGCGTCACGTACGCGATCTACAAAGGGCTGCAGGTGTACTACGTGGAGAACGCCAAATTCGGCGATCCGCTCAGCCGGTTCCGCACGTTCATCCGGGACTTCGGCGATTTGAACTTTTTCCTGATCTTTTTCGTGCCGCTGGCCATTTTGTTCTTCTTCTGGCTGACCAAGCCGTACTCCCGCTATTTTCGCGAGATTTCGACCGGTATCCACCGGCTGGCCAACGGCGATTTCGAAGGGCGCGTGGAGATTCGGTCGAGCGACGAGTTCGGCAGCATCGCGGCGGACATGAACGCGGCGGGCGAAAAGTTGAAGAAAGCGGTGGAACGCGGCGACTTCGCCGAGAGCAGCAAAGACCAGCTCGTGCTGAACCTGGCCCACGATCTGCGCACCCCGCTGACGTCCGTGCTCGGGTATCTGGATTTCATTTTGCGAAACGAAGAACTGACGCCGGAGCAGATCAAGCACTACACCACGATCGCTTTTACCAAATCCCGGCGGCTGGAAAAGTTGATCGACGAGCTGTTCGAGATCACGCGCATGAATTACGGCATGCTGACGCTCGACACGCGGGAGCTGGATCTCGGGGAACTGCTGGTGCAGATGAACGAGGAACTGTATCCGGTATTCGAGCAGAACAGGCTGACGGCGCGGCTCGGGATCGATCCCGGCGTACGCATCCAGGGCGACGGGGAGATGCTCGCGCGGGTGTTCGAGAATCTGCTCATCAACGGCGCGCGCTACGGCCGGGACGGCCGCTACCTCGATATCGACTGCCGGATCGAAGGCGGCGACGCCGTCGTGCGCGTGACCAATTACGGCGATTCGATCCCCGAAAGCGACCTGCCGCATCTGTTCGAAATGTTCTACACCGGCGACCGGGCGCGCGTGCAGGATCAGCAGGGCGGAGGCACGGGCCTGGGACTGTTTATCGCGAAAAATATCGTGGAACGCCATCAAGGGGTCATCGTCGCGAGCAGCGATGTCGTGCGGACGTCGTTCGAGGTGCGGCTGCCGAGGGCAGACAGCGGCGTGCCGGCAGAAGC
- a CDS encoding GNAT family N-acetyltransferase, producing the protein MKLQAFQGTLPESWTKFVLPEAKALVPALAHDCLAVGAADGERPLGLVIVRRAAGDETAHVVSLVVAEEVRRSGIGRHLLAGLGNLLAANGIRFLAVEYMAGDNDPGDVGSFLQSAGFAPPILGVAVWNGPLNIFSDLPWIRRMPLPSRLSVEPWSALTPEQHAAVRSGEGDWYPAILSPLIDTEGVDRERSLLLRDGQRVVGWMIVEPFDERTLTFTSMFVHETYRRKGRGIALMAEAFRRFLTDERYTEGIFCVEGDNADMRAFMHKHLSHPSIQENGMWRTFKSL; encoded by the coding sequence ATGAAGCTGCAGGCTTTTCAAGGCACTCTGCCGGAGAGCTGGACGAAGTTCGTGCTTCCCGAAGCGAAGGCGCTCGTGCCCGCGCTTGCGCATGACTGCCTGGCGGTCGGCGCGGCGGACGGGGAACGGCCGCTCGGTCTGGTCATCGTCCGCCGCGCCGCCGGAGACGAGACGGCGCACGTCGTCTCGCTTGTGGTGGCGGAAGAGGTCCGGCGCAGCGGGATCGGCCGGCATCTGCTGGCGGGGCTCGGCAATCTGCTGGCGGCGAACGGAATCCGTTTTCTGGCTGTGGAGTACATGGCCGGCGACAACGATCCGGGCGATGTCGGCTCGTTCCTGCAATCGGCCGGATTTGCTCCGCCGATACTTGGCGTGGCGGTCTGGAACGGACCGCTGAACATTTTCAGCGATCTGCCGTGGATCCGGCGCATGCCGCTGCCGAGCCGGTTGTCCGTCGAACCGTGGTCGGCGTTGACGCCGGAGCAGCATGCCGCCGTTCGCTCCGGCGAAGGCGATTGGTATCCGGCGATCCTGTCGCCGCTGATCGATACCGAAGGGGTGGACCGCGAACGCAGTCTGCTGCTTCGGGACGGTCAGCGGGTCGTCGGCTGGATGATCGTGGAGCCGTTCGACGAGCGCACGCTCACGTTTACCTCGATGTTCGTGCACGAGACGTACCGCCGCAAAGGACGCGGCATCGCCCTGATGGCGGAAGCGTTCCGGCGTTTTCTGACGGACGAACGGTATACCGAAGGCATTTTCTGCGTCGAAGGCGACAATGCCGACATGCGGGCCTTCATGCACAAGCATTTGTCCCATCCGTCCATTCAGGAAAACGGCATGTGGCGCACGTTCAAAAGTCTGTAA